ACTGGGGAAGAGGCTAGGGCTTAAAAGTGGACAGGCTCTATGAGGAAACTCTCACTATGTTCAAAGACGGAGGACATTAGCACCATCTCTGGGACACCTGAAGGATTGTCCTTGAGAATTTGGGAAATGGGGGCCCCTCAGTGACCCCCCTGAGAGAGTAATCCCAATTCCAAACCGTGAGGTCGAGAATGTGTGAGAGGTTTTAGGTGTACCTAACAGGAGTATTTGTGTACcagtttcaaaaatattatcaCCTGAACTTTAAGTGTGATTCCTGTGGCCGTCCATAAACCTTTCTCAAAGTTTAGGAGGCAGattttccttgttattttttttcacatttcctaGATGAAGTATTATTGGGAGAGAGTTTTCCATGGGTCTCTTGAGCTCCTATGTGTCTTAGTGGGTATGCTATCCAGACCATTTCTCAAGATTGAGTTTACTATGAGCAACCTTGAGGGATAAATGTCCATGTCTCACCAGGACAAAGCACAGGCTTGTTTACTGCTTGCTATAAAAGCaaaggattgggcttccctggtggcacagtggttgatagtccgcctgctgatgcaggggccacaggttcgtgccccggtccgggaggatcccacatgccgcggagcggctgggcccgtgagccatggccgctgagcctgtgcgtccagagcctgtgctccgcaacgggagaggccacaacagtgagaggcccgcgtaccacaaaaaaaaaaaaaaaaaaaaaaagcaaaggatttACTAAGTTCAGTGTTCCGCAGCTGTGAAGCAAACCCATTGCATGTGCACCATCCATCTGTGCCCATGGTGTCAAGGTGTGGGGTTTGGGGGCAAAGGAAACGTTTGCAAACATACTGATGCTCATGCTGCTTACTTCTTGTGCCATcagtaataaagtcctttgtctcaggagtctcatgtcttctaCCAATGTCTATGAGACAAAAACAACTTATTCACTTGTAAGCAGGGGAAAATCAAATCCCAGTTCCTTCAAGTATGTGTTACTTCTGTGATAACAAAACAATCAACATTATTATACAGTTAGAATTAATTCGTCTCTAGCAAATTGTTATTTTCCTTCCATGATTCTCTAGGTAATGTTGATTAAACTGCATTGATATGTGTCTATaaacaaatacctaaaaagaaAGTAGAAGTCTAAGTCAttacattttatgaatattttccttcAGATAAAACATACTTCTCAAGCTAGTATTCCTCAAATCTTAGTGAAATTCAGTTTTCTAGTAAAAATAATTCTGGGTAGACTAGGGCTGATCCCTGCAGCCATCTCTTTCCATAGTTGGTATGCTACAGTGATTTCCCCATCTATCTTCCCATATGCCTAAAAGTAGGCATGGGATTCTGCCCACACATCATATATTCCTCCAACTCCCACCCTCCCGTTCTTCTGTAGCAGCTCAATCTGCTAATCTCTCTAGGACCAGTGGCCCTAGCCCATCTCTCCATCTTTATCTTCTGAGGTAAAATGCAAGTGAATAAGACAAGCCTGATCTCTGATCATGGCTACCAGTCGTAATTATCTTTGTCTCTCCTCCCTTTTTACTTCTCTTAAAGTTTTGAAGTATCCTTTTTGGGTGGGCAGAGAGAGCCTAAAATTAACTAATCTGAAACTTTGGTTGTGTAATTCCTTGCTATTATAAGTTAAATTCTGTTCTAATCAAGGAAGCTGGAGTTAAAAGACTTTGTCCCTCCTCACAGTACTTTGAATTCTGTCCTCAGAACATGGCTCGCTTTCTTTGAGAATTTGATTTTTTATCTGTCAACTGAAAACTGTGGAAGGCTTTAAACTGGGAAAAAACAAGGACTAGGTATGCATTTCTGAGGCacctttttggtttttatgtgGAGAACGACTGAAGGGAACTGGAGGCAGGAAGACCAATGAGAAGACAGTTGCAGTGGTTTTCAGTGATCCTGAGGAGAAAGAATGGTAACCTGGATTAGCAATGTGGATGGGAGGATGAGAAAGTTTAAGATATTTGAGATAGTTGATGGTGCCAGGTGTAGTTTTAGCAACTTTTCCTAGGGAGAGACATAAAGGAACCAGAAATGACAATGAGATTTTTGGCTTTAAGCAACAGATTGGATTTTGAAACCATTCCTTGAGATAGTTAATACTGGGGAGGAAGTTTGGAGGTGAACATAGTGTATTCAATATGGACACATTGAGTTTGAGGTACTTTGGGACATTAATTCACCTGGAATGACCAATAAGTAACTAAGTAATCATCTCACTCTTGTGATGCTCCAAggacaaagaacaagataaagtCAAAGGACCAATATTGCTGGAACAAAGAGTTACAGGAGTCTTATCACTATGTCACATTGCAACCATTACAATGTCCCAGAGCCCTCCCAAGCAGCatgccctgtccctttcccatGCCAAATAAGGAAAGGTATTTGTCCCATTCTTCTCACGCTCTGCACACTGTAAGTATACATAGCCTGCCCAATCAGCAGATGACTCCCAGGTTCTCTTATTCCCTGGCTATAAAAACAGACCAGAAACCCTTGCTCAGGGTCAACTCCCCCTGGCTATCAGGAATTTGGCCCGCTGTTCTGGAAGtgacccttccctctaataaattctatcttcttttcattctgccttgtgtctagaaattcttttccaacctgcATTCGGACCACGAAAACTCTGAGTGTGAAATCCTTTCAGTGGCACACCATTGCTGAGAGtacaaatttcaaatttcttaacaaGACTTACAACttacctttttaattttcatctctgTCACCTATTGgaagcagatagggtagggggtcccCAGAGGAAAAGAACCAGTTACAGCTTTTTGACATAGGCGAAGACATTTTGGGCTTATGCCATTTTGTGAtcttgaaactgagcaggaccctgtgaggccCCTTGGATACAAAAAGCTTTCTGTGTCTCTTGTTTCTTGTTCTTaagaaataggcttcattcagcttcCTTGACCTTCcgtgagttccaaagggcagattcaaaccattactaatcagggaagggagggaatgcagaaaggaggagcattcaagaaaaaaaaatgcagccttggggcagggtcttggttcctcctcaagtagtatacataacaatatctttgagttcttctgcaaaACTGGGGCCCCCAACCaagtggaggatggtaacttcaggctgagtgcaagattcctggagcatcaccctgttacctcactaccaaccaatcagaagaaagtcacacaccctgcagccctcaccccaaattttgccttccttttctggGCCCAGTGATGGCAATCCTGTTTGGCCCCTGTGTGTTTCAACTGCTTACGAAGTTTATCTCCTACAGGGTCCAAAAGTTTCAGGACAAACTGTTGTTACTACAAGGGTGGAAGCCGTTTCCAGATATGGGATAACTTGATTTAGATCAGGTAGAGAGAGACTTCTACTCTACTGGGCAGGACTACGCCCACTCTCAGCAGGAAGTAGTTACAGAAGAAAGAAACCTCTGCCCCAATTCCCAAGAAGTATCTTGAGTATGAAGTCTCTCAGTGGGGAGTTGTTAGGGGAACCATTGACCGAAACtacccaccctggccaggcacaatagtaaccacttgcatacgttatcttacaacaggaggtcctggtaaggaatgcggaactaacaagctatcaccaactggaagaatttgggaaccgtcaaaaggagagaggagactccaGTCCATaagtcctaccaacctcccagaatccttctcactgaaatccatcttggctgaaTGATGCATGTGCCACCAAGAAGGACCCTGAGTTAcagtgattggccagagacaacccagaaactaaccccattaccataaaacctgagactgcaaGACATGTGGCAGAGTACTCTCCTGGGTTCCCTTgctctgctgctctctgcccaggtGCCCCTTCTCAATAAAGTTTCTTGCTTCATCAGCACCTGCCTCCTccacaattcatttctgagtgttagacaagagccctggaaggggtcccccttccacAGCAGAAGAATGCTCACAATGGAAGggagtgttagggagtgtttcaaaggaggaaaaataccAGGTGCACAATATAACACTAATTAATAAGTAATCATTTGTAAAAGCAATTAACTAGGAAAAGAAATCACTTGTGGGAGGCAGGTGAAAGAAAATGAGTAGAGCATAAAATAATGGAGACTAAAACTGCTTTAGCTAGCTTTTAGCTGCAACATTCTATGCTGGATTCTCCTTtacaagccccttcatgaatatgcattaTATGGTCCAacccccttcatgaatatgcatgtacacTTAGCTTAAGATTTCCTCAGATTTGCTGTGCAGGGAggcactgctttgggaaagatcccatGTGTTCCCCTTACTTGCTGTAAGTAAtacatccttccttctcctgatatTGGCTTGGTGGTGTCTCTTGTCTCGACACCCAACAAAaggcaaacccagttttcaggGTAATATAATCCCTACCTACAGTTGCTCAGCCCAAACTCAAGTTTAGCTCCTCAAGGGAGTAATGCTCTCTGTAGTCTCAGGGACTTTGTGCCACCGCTTCTGTCAggaaccattttcttttcctttttttgcgtTCAACAAAGTGAGGACCAGCTAGATGCTGAGAGAAAATGGTGAGCAAAAGACAAACTCCATGCCCTCAGGAGCTTACAGTATAATGGCGGAGTTAGACGCTAATCCAATAATTACacaagtaattaaaaattaagttaaattaaaaattaaaattgcaaatgACATCAGAGCTGCTAATGGAAGAATGAGAGCCTATAATGAGAATTTTGACATACTGAAGTCTTGCCTGAGAAATTGAAGATAGAGTTGATTCAAAGAGGGAGGAAATCTATCTAGGCTGAGAGAACACTCCCGTAGAGGGATATAACTTGGCACCTGCGGAGAACTAGAGAAATACAGTGCACTTTCCCTTAGATATCCGGGCCcttgtggggagtgggggtggggtgggtggagaaAGACTTGGCTATTTTGTCCCTTAGCAGGCGCCATCTGACTCAGGTGACCGCGACCTTGTCGCACTGATTACTGGGAGTTGTAGTCTCGAGTGAGGGAAGCAAGCATGGCGGCGTCTATTGCCAGGGGCTGCCGGGCTACAATGGCGCTGGGCTGGAGCTATCGATGCACGTGGGCTCTGCGCCCTGCGCCGGCCTCTGTCGCCTGCCGTAAGTGCAGCGGGGCTTGCTAGCCGGGGACAGAAGGAGCTTAGGGTCAGGCTAGGGGGAGGCGATTCTGGAAGTCAGGGGCGACGTGGGAGGAGGCCTCTCGTGGGACCGCGCATTGGGGGCGATTGCAAGGTTTCGCGGGAGCTCTGGGCTGGCGCGAGCAGTCTTGACCGCTGGTGCGCTCCCGCAGAGGCCCTCGCGGGGCAGAACTGGCGGCAGATCACTGGACCTTCTGAGCCCGGCGCGTTCCAGCCACCGCCGAAACCGGTTATCGTGGACAAGCGCCGTCCCCAGCACCGGGAAAGCAGGTGAGAGCCCGGACCTGGACGCGATTCCTGCCTTTTGGGTCTGTGCGCTCTAGAATCTGTAGTTGCTTCCGAGGTCTGAAACGGGTCTTATCCTGGGGTCTGGAACTCCCAGGTAAGAGCTTGTGTGCAGGATTCATGAATGCGTGAAGCGCACCCAACTCAGGTTTGCCTTCCTCGCTTCTCCCAAGCCGGCATTGAACTTTCTCTGCAGTCATATTAGATCAGGATTTCAAGTAGGGATGCCCCAGATTTGAAGCTCTTTGGCCCATATCGagaatttttctgtgaaatacATTGTATTTTACCTGTTGACGTTAAGGAACGGATCTTTTCTCCCTAGGTGAAATGGATTGGCCAGAACtcaccctgttttttttttttttttttgtggtatgcgggcctccctctgttgtggcctctcccgttgcggagcacaggctccggatgcgcaggctcagcggccatggctcacgggccgcgccgctccgcggcatgtgggatcctcccagaccggggcgcgaacccggttcccctgcatcggcaggcggacgcgcaaccactgcgccaccagggaagcccctcaccctGTTTTAGTTTCCCAACTAACTGTGTTTTAGTGTCCCTGAAAAAGCGATACGGTGGTAAAAATTTCTActaatttgtttctgaaatttgCTCTTCAAAGCCTGGTTCACTTAAGCAGGCAGTGGTAACTTTGTAGGTACGTGTAAATTTAGATGATCTAGGATTTGCAGAAAGTGTTTCTGTAGAATTGTATAACAACCttataaaaagcaaattttaggGGGGAAAATTGGTGTGATTTAGGCTTTATGAAAGGGCTCTATATTGTCGATTTGATTATCTCTGCATAtgtatttgtgtttaatttttaaaatatcctgtggTTCTAAGTTGAAATAAACTTGAATTTATGGAACCTAGAGATTCAGAAAAGATTTCTCGgtacaacttttttttaaggtggaaagGAATATTTCTCTTAAATGGCAACACAATATAATTCAGTTAAATGGGAGTAACTACTTTGGGAAACAATTTGACAAAATTTAGTAAGTTTGAGGTTGTCTATACCTTCCCACCCAGACAGTATACAACTTAAGGAAAGTAATATGTACAAGGAGACATGtacaaaaatgaacacaaaagtaATGTTTGTAATAAAAGTTTAGAAGCAGCCtagatatccttcagtaggtgaatgagcAAATACATTCTCATAATGGACTATTATACAGCATGAAACATGAATGAACTAGAGttaacatggatgaacttcaacTATGATGTGTGAAAAAAGCAACCTGCAGAAGAATTGAAAAGTCTGATAGCATTTTTGTATTGCccagacatacatacatatgtaaagtataaaaaaatatacaggGGAAATTCTCTGCTTTCACGGAGCAATCAAACCTAGTTTTCCCAATAGCCGTTCAAGCTGACATTATGTGTCTCCTGATGTGATGGAATAAGAAGATCACATCATCACCTCTGTaatatttttaccaaaaatgtATATCCTTGGTCTAGGCATGTGGAAACAGTAAACAAATTCAGATCCAGGGATGGTTTATAAGATGATCAGCTTTGACTCTTCAAAAAACTCAATgttacaaaaatacaaatataggGAAGTGTACTAGTTTAAGAGACTAACAACCAGATATAATATGTGAAGCTTGATTGTAGCTTGGATTGAGCAACAAACAGCTATAAAAGACCTTTTCCAGGACCAATTAGGTACATTTAAATGTGAACTGTATTAGATTATACTACTGAATTAATGCTGAAGTTCTTAGGTGTCATAAAGGTATTGTGATAAATGTAAGAGAAAGTCCTTATTCTTAGCAGAAGCCTTCTAAAGTTTGAGGGATGAAATGCCTTGCTGTTTGACATTTTCAAATGGTtctggagaaaaattatatgtacatataaagcAAATACGGCAAAATGTTGGCAGTAGGTGAAATTAGGTGAAGTATATATGGGTGTTCATTGTATTACTATTTCATCTTTTTGGTaggtttgaaacattttaaagtaggaaattgaggaaaaggaagaaattcatAGGAATAATCATCACACCAAATTTAGTTAATTACCCCACAGTAATTAActgtgggggtagggaggggtgcACAGGGGCATCAACTACATTGTTAATTTATTCCTTGAGATGGGTGATagggacatatattttcattgtaatgTCATTTATACTTTTCTACAGATTAGATATTTATAAtgactttaaaatcagtttgctaatagggagattatttttaaagttagtttaCAATTgatgatttatatgtttatatctttTCCAACATAATTTACTATAACATGTACAACTCAGAGTGAGGCCTGTGGGTCACAGGCTTTGGAATCTGACAGACATGATAAGTTTATAGCTAATGTAGTAATAAGTCTGTTAATCTTGGCTTGATAAATTTATAGCTAATGTAGTAGTAGGTCTGTTGTTTACCATCTCcaagcttcattttcttcatctgtgaaaagtAGATGATGACACCAAACTCACCTTGTTGTTATAGGGATTAAGTTATGCTATAGATGTTTAATAAAGCTTTTAACACAATGACGGGTGAGTACTCAGAAATTGTTAGCTATTTTCATGAGAATTGACaacaattttagaaataagatgGACTTTTCTTatttagagaaggaagaataaaacatGTCAGCATCCTAATCTTTCACTTTTTTTGGTAAAGCAATGGTTTCTCTTTTAGTGGTCTTTTAagtttgcttttaatttattttactctatATTTTTCACAGGTTCTTGAGTCCTGAATTCATTCCTCCAAGGGGAAGAACAAATCCTCTGAAATTTCACATAGAAAGAAAAGATAtgttagaaaggagaaaaatactcCACATTCCAGAGTTCTATGTTGGTCAGTAAGAGCTGGATGCTTTTATTATTAGTGGTTGGAGGGTTAGTTTTTCTCGACAAGGAGAAAATTGTTTTTCACCTATCTGTGTTTTGCCCATATGAGGTACTTATTCATaatagtatattaaaatatttaagaagtttGAAGTTACCTGGAAATGCTGTTGTTTGATTCTGCGTCTCATGTAAAAGTtcacttttcttttgaatttggAGGAAGCATTCTTCGTGTTACTACTGCTGACCCATATGCCAGCGGAAAAACCAGCCAGTTTCTGGGAATTTGCATCCAGAGATCAGGAACAGGACTTGGAGCTACTTTTATCCTTAGGAATACTATTGAAGGACAAGGTaggtttcatttcattatttcgATTTTCTGGAAAATGTTATCTCAggagtcttttttattttctgcatcctGGGTGAAGACATCTGGAACTTGAAAGTGAAAGGGAGCTTGGAGGGATGACATGGAGCCTGTGGCCTAAGAATGGTATGAGAATTGAGGTTGCTGAGTAAATACAGTTGGTGCTTTGCTTTCTCCTGAaggcttcttttttattttattttatttattcatttttttgtgtgtggtacgtgggcctctcactgttgtggcctctcctgttgcggagcacaggctccggacacgcaggctcagcggccatggctcacgggcccagccgctccgtggcatgtgggatcttcccggaccggggcacgaacccgtgtcccctgcatcggcaggcggattctcaaccactgcgccaccagggaagcccctgaaggctTCTTTTGTTACAGGGACAACAACCATTAGAAGTAGACTTTCCAAATCATGGCAACATCAAAGGAGGAAACAAGTGACTATAAAGCAGTACGGGGACATTCATTTTAGGAGCAAATaacccttgaaaacattaagataAGCATAATGATGTCCTTGCAAGTTAACTTTCTCCTAAAATGAATGGCCCACATTTTGCTTTATATTACAACAGTCACCACAATTATTAGTTTTATAAGAATtggaggaattttttaaaacgCAAAATTACATTTGCTATGCCAATAAGATAGGGGAACAAGtggtaaaattctagaaaaattatgaatcaaaatggcaggaacatggatggacttggagggttttatgctaagtgaaataagtcagatggagaaagaccaGTACTGTATGTTATGACTTCTATGTGGAACCTAAGAATACAACAAAGTagtgaatttaacaaaaaagaagcagactcacagaaatagagaacaaaccattggttgccagtggggagagggaagaggagaggggcgatataggggtaggggattaagaggtacaaactgttatgtataaaataagctacaaggatatattgtacaacatggggaatatagccaatattttatagtaactatcaATGGggtataacttttaaaagttgtgaatcactatgttacaTACTtctaacatataatattatattgcaactatacttcaataaaataaatatgaataaagctaaaaaaaattttttttaagaaataaagaccaaaaaaattgGCAGGAACAGTACATTTTTCATACTTAAAATTGTGTGCTTCATGGTCCCCAACAGTGAAGTAGTAtattgaaagaaattgaacatgTGAGAATCGTTGCTGTCTTCCTTATCCTTTAATGACCTGTGGTGCTGTGCATGTAGGAACTCAGCAGAACTTGATTACAGAAACTTGGACCTCCAGTCAGTTTGTGTACTTGGAGAAATCTTGTAATAGAAAGGGAGGAGCAAAGGTGTGATAGAcctgagatgatttttttctttaaaattgagataatagtTTCTACTTCCCAGGGTTGTGGTCAGTTTATTGTGATGTTCTATATGAAGTACTGGACACAGAATACTCAAAAGTATTAGTTCTCTCTTGCTATTttctaccattaacattttgaCTGTTTGTGACCTGCCTGTACCTTCCCCATTGATACTTTCTACTTTGATGATTCTTTCTAGTCCattggctttaaataccatccatGTGGTATTAACTTCC
The sequence above is a segment of the Physeter macrocephalus isolate SW-GA chromosome 12, ASM283717v5, whole genome shotgun sequence genome. Coding sequences within it:
- the MRPL19 gene encoding large ribosomal subunit protein bL19m — encoded protein: MAASIARGCRATMALGWSYRCTWALRPAPASVACQALAGQNWRQITGPSEPGAFQPPPKPVIVDKRRPQHRESRFLSPEFIPPRGRTNPLKFHIERKDMLERRKILHIPEFYVGSILRVTTADPYASGKTSQFLGICIQRSGTGLGATFILRNTIEGQGVEICFELYNPRIQEIQVVKLQKRLDDSLLYLRDALPEYSTFDMNMKPIAQEPSQEVHVNQLKVKMKPKPWSKRWERPKFNIKGIRFDLCLTEEQMKEAQKWSQPWLEFDMMREYDTSKTEAAIWDEIEASKNS